Proteins encoded in a region of the Ptychodera flava strain L36383 chromosome 4, AS_Pfla_20210202, whole genome shotgun sequence genome:
- the LOC139131772 gene encoding CWF19-like protein 2 isoform X2, protein MCRPTQAWPYIELTEHLLFKSADVVTAKAKYEERERKKEEASQRGDDVWMLPSVNKRIDAEKERVKAKKHKKEKKHKKHKKHKKQKSRHSDTGENSSSDSEVEDQWVEKVAAGETEEDSVTASPAGPPIKGPSLPPPESQEQKRADWMEKDPFSFATYTRDDLRKHKREDKEKQDKWKEVLEKPGMSTRELNPFWKDGGMGLPSEKPGTTKKSISVPGIGDGGLSWLKKAYERACEEAEEKGLSLEEVMAYRYGSLEKFQAMMKAAKESASKCKEKEGERSHDRYGDRGDRYRGTDRGTDRERERGSNRDPERYRHRDRDMDGTTERSSRDSDRYRERDSDRYRNNDRGNDRYKSRESDEYKDRGDQRYTSSHRSGRTDDEDRSPRREKESSGERSKDSRRYSKDSSKSQSSSSSGGLLSSFGKKFMRPSDSIEETERVRPSSSRGSFARDSDVPRWKNKAFIKPSEDGESTHRSSSGSGRNSNDVPAWKKTSKVSPSRQEHGNRSESDKSDSASESSASSSESEEERAPSPIKVLTEKEMNELGAKLVRAELMGDEETVSKIKSQMDSSRKAKETHEREMAVLKSLKRKTENSDEEEEESELVLSRMDKSGQSWPVEQTVERETGKKRRRKKVATHDAGGQRERYFADDDRYDLKKMVQRERMSTAEDQNSMFSRLAGRATEKLDGDNYTLDDMFVSKASKQMSEAEMQERDRAKAIAQQKRQNEQIDKCLYCFGNKAMPKHLIIAIGLKVYLCLPSKQSLTEGHCFIIPMQHSTSATLIDEDVWSEVKIFRKGLTKMFEEQEQDTVFLETFMNPRSHRHMVIECIPVPKEEGDMAPIYFKKAIMESESEWAQNKKLVDTRQKDIRRSIPKGLPYFSVEFGLGGGFAHVIEDNQTFPHYFGKEVIGGMLDLEPRRWRNPPKQSFEDHRQKVLKFAEWWKPYDWTQKIDRD, encoded by the exons ATGTGCCGTCCAACCCAAGCTTGGCCGTACATAGAGTTAACCGAACACCTGTTGTTCAAATCTGCTGATGTAGTTACA GCAAAGGCAAAATATGAAGAACGTGAACGCAAGAAAGAAGAAGCCAGTCAGAGAGGGGATGATGTATGGATGCTACCATCTGTCAACAAACGGATAGATGCTGAG AAAGAAAGAGTTAAAGCGAAAAAGCACAAAAAAGAGAAGAaacataaaaaacacaaaaaacacaagaaaCAGAAGTCTAGACACAGTGACACTGGGGAAAACTCATCTTCC GATTCTGAAGTTGAAGATCAATGGGTGGAAAAAGTGGCTGCTGGGGAGACTGAAGAAGACTCAGTCACTGCCTCCCCTGCTGGTCCTCCTATCAAAGGCCCCTCATTACCACCTCCTGAATCGCAGGAACAAAAG CGAGCTGACTGGATGGAGAAGGACCCTTTCTCTTTTGCCACATATACCCGGGATGATCTCAGAAAACACAAACGAGAggacaaagaaaaacaagacAAGTGGAAAGAAGTTCTTGAAAAA CCTGGAATGAGTACCCGGGAACTGAATCCATTCTGGAAAGATGGTGGAATGGGACTGCCATCAGAGAAACCAGGCACGACAAAGAAGTCCATTTCTGTCCCTGGAATAGGAGATGGAGGACTGTCATGGTTGAAGAAGGCTTATGAAAGGGCTTGTGAAGAAGCTGAGGAAAAAGGACTATCTTTAGAAGAGGTTATGGCGTACAGATATGGG TCACTGGAGAAATTTCAAGCAATGATGAAGGCTGCCAAGGAATCTGCctcaaaatgcaaagaaaaggAAGGTGAAAGGTCACATGATAGATATGGAGACAGAGGTGACAGATACAGGGGTACAGACAGGGGtacagatagagagagagaaaggGGTTCAAATAGGGATCCAGAGAGGTATAGACACAGAGACAGGGATATGGATGGAACCACAGAAAGAAGCAGCAGAGACAGTGACAGATATAGAGAAAGAGATAGTGACAGATACAGAAATAATGACAGAGGCAATGATAGATATAAATCAAGAGAAAGTGACGAATACAAAGATAGAGGAGATCAGAGATATACAAGCAGTCATCGGAGTGGACGTACAGATGATGAAGACAGATCTCCAAGGCGAGAAAAGGAATCTTCAGGTGAAAGATCCAAGGACTCTAGAAGATACTCTAAAGACTCTAGTAAGAGTCAGTCTTCAAGTTCAAGTGGGGGACTGCTGAGTTCCTTCGGTAAAAAGTTTATGAGACCCTCTGATTCCATTGAAGAGACAGAACGAGTCAGGCCTTCCTCAAGTAGAGGCAGTTTTGCAAGGGACTCTGATGTGCCTCGTTGGAAAAACAAAGCGTTTATCAAACCATCCGAAGATGGGGAATCTACACACAGATCTAGTTCAGGATCAGGACGAAATTCCAATGATGTTCCCGCATGGAAAAAAACAAGCAAGGTGTCTCCTTCAAGACAAGAGCATGGCAACAGGAGTGAGAGTGACAAATCAGACTCAGCAAGTGAGAGTTCTGCGTCATCCTCCGAGTCAGAAGAGGAGAGAGCGCCCTCGCCCATCAAAGTACTGACAGAGAAAGAAATGAATGAACTGGGAGCAAAACTGGTCCGGGCAGAGCTGATGGGAGATGAG GAAACTGTTTCCAAAATCAAATCACAAATGGATTCTTCAAGAAAGGCCAAAGAGACACATGAACGGGAAATGGCGGTGTTGAAGTCACTGAAAAGGAAGACTGAAAACAGcgatgaagaagaagaagaaagtgaaTTGGTTTTGAGTCGAATGGATAAAAGTGGACAGAGTTGGCCGGTGGAACAGACTGTTGAAAGAGAAACAGGgaaaaagagaagaagaaagaag GTTGCAACTCACGATGCAGGCGGACAAAGGGAGCGTTACTTTGCTGATGATGACAGGTATGATTTGAAGAAAATGGTGCAGAGAGAGAGGATGAGTACAGCTGAAGATCAAAACTCAATGTTTTCAAGGTTGGCTGGCAGG GCCACTGAGAAGTTAGACGGCGATAACTACACGCTGGATGACATGTTTGTGTCTAAAGCTTCTAAACAGATGTCTGAGGCTGAGATGCAGGAACGTGATCGAGCCAAAGCTATTGCGCAACAGAAACGACAAAACGAACAGATTGACAAATGTCTTTATTGCTTTGGCAACAAAGCAATGCCAAAACACCTGATAATTGCCATCGGTCTGAAG GTGTACCTGTGTCTTCCCAGCAAGCAGTCGTTGACAGAAGGTCATTGTTTTATCATACCAATGCAACACAGCACGTCAGCTACTTTGATTGATGAAGATGTGTGGAGTGAAGTCAAG ATTTTCCGcaaaggtttgacaaaaatgtttgaAGAACAAGAGCAGGACACTGTCTTCCTGGAAACTTTCATGAATCCCAGGTCACACAGACACATGGTTATTGAGTGTATTCCTGTACCAAAGGAAGAAGGTGATATGGCGCCCATTTATTTCAAG AAAGCCATTATGGAATCAGAGAGTGAGTGGGCCCAGAATAAGAAACTTGTGGACACAAGACAGAAAGACATCCGCAGATCT ATACCAAAGGGATTGCCATACTTCAGTGTGGAGTTTGGACTGGGAGGTGGCTTTGCACATGTCATTGAAGATAACCAGACTTTTCCACATTATTTTGGAAAG GAAGTCATCGGTGGTATGCTTGACCTGGAGCCAAGGCGGTGGAGAAATCCGCCAAAACAAAGTTTTGAAGATCACAGGCAGAAAGTACTGAAGTTTGCGGAATGGTGGAAACCTTATGATTGGACTCAAAAAATTGACAGAGATTAA
- the LOC139131772 gene encoding CWF19-like protein 2 isoform X1, producing MAAPINFESSWKKEKQRQELREARHLVLEKAKAKYEERERKKEEASQRGDDVWMLPSVNKRIDAEKERVKAKKHKKEKKHKKHKKHKKQKSRHSDTGENSSSDSEVEDQWVEKVAAGETEEDSVTASPAGPPIKGPSLPPPESQEQKRADWMEKDPFSFATYTRDDLRKHKREDKEKQDKWKEVLEKPGMSTRELNPFWKDGGMGLPSEKPGTTKKSISVPGIGDGGLSWLKKAYERACEEAEEKGLSLEEVMAYRYGSLEKFQAMMKAAKESASKCKEKEGERSHDRYGDRGDRYRGTDRGTDRERERGSNRDPERYRHRDRDMDGTTERSSRDSDRYRERDSDRYRNNDRGNDRYKSRESDEYKDRGDQRYTSSHRSGRTDDEDRSPRREKESSGERSKDSRRYSKDSSKSQSSSSSGGLLSSFGKKFMRPSDSIEETERVRPSSSRGSFARDSDVPRWKNKAFIKPSEDGESTHRSSSGSGRNSNDVPAWKKTSKVSPSRQEHGNRSESDKSDSASESSASSSESEEERAPSPIKVLTEKEMNELGAKLVRAELMGDEETVSKIKSQMDSSRKAKETHEREMAVLKSLKRKTENSDEEEEESELVLSRMDKSGQSWPVEQTVERETGKKRRRKKVATHDAGGQRERYFADDDRYDLKKMVQRERMSTAEDQNSMFSRLAGRATEKLDGDNYTLDDMFVSKASKQMSEAEMQERDRAKAIAQQKRQNEQIDKCLYCFGNKAMPKHLIIAIGLKVYLCLPSKQSLTEGHCFIIPMQHSTSATLIDEDVWSEVKIFRKGLTKMFEEQEQDTVFLETFMNPRSHRHMVIECIPVPKEEGDMAPIYFKKAIMESESEWAQNKKLVDTRQKDIRRSIPKGLPYFSVEFGLGGGFAHVIEDNQTFPHYFGKEVIGGMLDLEPRRWRNPPKQSFEDHRQKVLKFAEWWKPYDWTQKIDRD from the exons ATGGCTGCCCCCATAAATTTCGAAAGTTCgtggaagaaagaaaaacaacgcCAGGAGCTGAGGGAAGCAAGACATCTAGTGTTAGAAAAA GCAAAGGCAAAATATGAAGAACGTGAACGCAAGAAAGAAGAAGCCAGTCAGAGAGGGGATGATGTATGGATGCTACCATCTGTCAACAAACGGATAGATGCTGAG AAAGAAAGAGTTAAAGCGAAAAAGCACAAAAAAGAGAAGAaacataaaaaacacaaaaaacacaagaaaCAGAAGTCTAGACACAGTGACACTGGGGAAAACTCATCTTCC GATTCTGAAGTTGAAGATCAATGGGTGGAAAAAGTGGCTGCTGGGGAGACTGAAGAAGACTCAGTCACTGCCTCCCCTGCTGGTCCTCCTATCAAAGGCCCCTCATTACCACCTCCTGAATCGCAGGAACAAAAG CGAGCTGACTGGATGGAGAAGGACCCTTTCTCTTTTGCCACATATACCCGGGATGATCTCAGAAAACACAAACGAGAggacaaagaaaaacaagacAAGTGGAAAGAAGTTCTTGAAAAA CCTGGAATGAGTACCCGGGAACTGAATCCATTCTGGAAAGATGGTGGAATGGGACTGCCATCAGAGAAACCAGGCACGACAAAGAAGTCCATTTCTGTCCCTGGAATAGGAGATGGAGGACTGTCATGGTTGAAGAAGGCTTATGAAAGGGCTTGTGAAGAAGCTGAGGAAAAAGGACTATCTTTAGAAGAGGTTATGGCGTACAGATATGGG TCACTGGAGAAATTTCAAGCAATGATGAAGGCTGCCAAGGAATCTGCctcaaaatgcaaagaaaaggAAGGTGAAAGGTCACATGATAGATATGGAGACAGAGGTGACAGATACAGGGGTACAGACAGGGGtacagatagagagagagaaaggGGTTCAAATAGGGATCCAGAGAGGTATAGACACAGAGACAGGGATATGGATGGAACCACAGAAAGAAGCAGCAGAGACAGTGACAGATATAGAGAAAGAGATAGTGACAGATACAGAAATAATGACAGAGGCAATGATAGATATAAATCAAGAGAAAGTGACGAATACAAAGATAGAGGAGATCAGAGATATACAAGCAGTCATCGGAGTGGACGTACAGATGATGAAGACAGATCTCCAAGGCGAGAAAAGGAATCTTCAGGTGAAAGATCCAAGGACTCTAGAAGATACTCTAAAGACTCTAGTAAGAGTCAGTCTTCAAGTTCAAGTGGGGGACTGCTGAGTTCCTTCGGTAAAAAGTTTATGAGACCCTCTGATTCCATTGAAGAGACAGAACGAGTCAGGCCTTCCTCAAGTAGAGGCAGTTTTGCAAGGGACTCTGATGTGCCTCGTTGGAAAAACAAAGCGTTTATCAAACCATCCGAAGATGGGGAATCTACACACAGATCTAGTTCAGGATCAGGACGAAATTCCAATGATGTTCCCGCATGGAAAAAAACAAGCAAGGTGTCTCCTTCAAGACAAGAGCATGGCAACAGGAGTGAGAGTGACAAATCAGACTCAGCAAGTGAGAGTTCTGCGTCATCCTCCGAGTCAGAAGAGGAGAGAGCGCCCTCGCCCATCAAAGTACTGACAGAGAAAGAAATGAATGAACTGGGAGCAAAACTGGTCCGGGCAGAGCTGATGGGAGATGAG GAAACTGTTTCCAAAATCAAATCACAAATGGATTCTTCAAGAAAGGCCAAAGAGACACATGAACGGGAAATGGCGGTGTTGAAGTCACTGAAAAGGAAGACTGAAAACAGcgatgaagaagaagaagaaagtgaaTTGGTTTTGAGTCGAATGGATAAAAGTGGACAGAGTTGGCCGGTGGAACAGACTGTTGAAAGAGAAACAGGgaaaaagagaagaagaaagaag GTTGCAACTCACGATGCAGGCGGACAAAGGGAGCGTTACTTTGCTGATGATGACAGGTATGATTTGAAGAAAATGGTGCAGAGAGAGAGGATGAGTACAGCTGAAGATCAAAACTCAATGTTTTCAAGGTTGGCTGGCAGG GCCACTGAGAAGTTAGACGGCGATAACTACACGCTGGATGACATGTTTGTGTCTAAAGCTTCTAAACAGATGTCTGAGGCTGAGATGCAGGAACGTGATCGAGCCAAAGCTATTGCGCAACAGAAACGACAAAACGAACAGATTGACAAATGTCTTTATTGCTTTGGCAACAAAGCAATGCCAAAACACCTGATAATTGCCATCGGTCTGAAG GTGTACCTGTGTCTTCCCAGCAAGCAGTCGTTGACAGAAGGTCATTGTTTTATCATACCAATGCAACACAGCACGTCAGCTACTTTGATTGATGAAGATGTGTGGAGTGAAGTCAAG ATTTTCCGcaaaggtttgacaaaaatgtttgaAGAACAAGAGCAGGACACTGTCTTCCTGGAAACTTTCATGAATCCCAGGTCACACAGACACATGGTTATTGAGTGTATTCCTGTACCAAAGGAAGAAGGTGATATGGCGCCCATTTATTTCAAG AAAGCCATTATGGAATCAGAGAGTGAGTGGGCCCAGAATAAGAAACTTGTGGACACAAGACAGAAAGACATCCGCAGATCT ATACCAAAGGGATTGCCATACTTCAGTGTGGAGTTTGGACTGGGAGGTGGCTTTGCACATGTCATTGAAGATAACCAGACTTTTCCACATTATTTTGGAAAG GAAGTCATCGGTGGTATGCTTGACCTGGAGCCAAGGCGGTGGAGAAATCCGCCAAAACAAAGTTTTGAAGATCACAGGCAGAAAGTACTGAAGTTTGCGGAATGGTGGAAACCTTATGATTGGACTCAAAAAATTGACAGAGATTAA
- the LOC139131774 gene encoding malignant T-cell-amplified sequence 1-A-like: MFKKFDPKEQVSGVTPLKSSVQKNLKKNLVDHYPNIEPYITQILPKKEPLKVIKCHDHIEIFVTGNEAVFFRQRDGPYYPTLRLLHKYPTILPHQRVDRGAIRFILSGANIMCPGLTSPGATLQPAEEETVVAIMAEGKKHALAIGVMKMSADKIKQINKGIGVDNIHYLNDGLWHVKP, encoded by the exons ATGTTCAAAAA ATTTGATCCAAAAGAACAGGTGTCAGGGGTAACCCCACTGAAGTCATCTGTACAGAAAAACCTGAAAAAGAATTTAGTCGATCACTATCCAAATATAGAGCCCTACATTACGCAGATATTACCCAAGAAAGAACCTCTTAAAGTTATCAAATG ccATGACCatatagaaatatttgttaCTGGAAATGAGGCAGTGTTTTTTAGACAAAGAGATGGACCTTACTATCCCACACTCAGACTACTACATAAAT ATCCGACGATATTACCACACCAGAGAGTTGACAGAGGTGCAATACGTTTCATCCTCAGCGGTGCCAACATCATGTGTCCTGGGTTGACCTCACCAGGTGCAACCCTTCAACCAGCAGAAGAGGAGACAGTAGTG GCAATCATGGCAGAGGGTAAAAAACATGCACTTGCCATCGGTGTGATGAAAATGTCTGCCGATAAAAT CAAACAAATCAACAAAGGTATTGGTGTAGACAATATCCACTATCTGAATGATGGCCTATGGCATGTCAAACCATAA